A part of Sparus aurata chromosome 19, fSpaAur1.1, whole genome shotgun sequence genomic DNA contains:
- the mtmr6 gene encoding phosphatidylinositol-3,5-bisphosphate 3-phosphatase MTMR6 isoform X3, with translation MYLQVEQVRLLDRFSNKSTNGTLYLTATHLIFVESSTNNSTSAGQEIWILHHHIASVEKLSLTTTGCPLVIQCRNFRVVHFVVQRERDCHDIYSSLLRLLRPVSYEELYAFSYNPKQNDQQREEGWQLIDLGAEFERMGVPCDQWQLTDVNRDYKVCETYPRDLYVPITASKPIIVGSSKFRSKGRFPVLTYFYQEKKAAVCRCSQPLSGFSARCLEDESMLQAISKANHNSRFVYVMDTRPKLNALANRAAGKGYENEDNYSNIRFQFVGIENIHVMRTSLQKLLEVIGTRSLSVSDYLVGLESSGWLRHIKAVVDAAIFLTKAVTVEGASVLVHCSDGWDRTAQVCSLGSLLMDPYYRTIKGFMVLIEKDWISFGHKFADRCDQLDGDPKEVSPIFTQFLECVWQLTEQFPQAFEFSEWFLLQIHEHIHSCQYGNFLGNNQRQREELQLRERTHSLWAFLMSERQNYLNPFYSPAYSEAHPVLVPSTLPYNFKFWRNMYHQFDRSMHPRQSILKTILTLRENSRKAESTLQALESRLQQLGVTPITTSDPPAAPPTRDQRSNSSAFPPRPNSLILGAPINPKEVQRQQEEDDEQEEVGEEATESTDTERTVEGSSGTESRKQSYGELEGTYNSELAKEEPAVVSLEFGVARMTC, from the exons GACCACCACAGGTTGTCCTCTGGTCATCCAGTGTCGCAACTTCAGGGTGGTTCATTTTGTagtacagagagaaagagattgcCACGACATTTACAGCTCGCTGCTGCGTCTTCTACGGCCTG TATCCTATGAGGAGCTCTACGCGTTCTCCTACAACCCCAAACAGAACGAtcaacagagagaggaagggtgGCAGCTCATCGACCTCGGGGCGGAGTTTGAGAGGATGGGCGTCCCCTGCGACCAGTGGCAGCTCACCGACGTCAACAGAGACTACAAG GTCTGCGAGACATATCCGCGAGACCTGTATGTTCCCATCACAGCCAGTAAGCCCATTATTGTGGGGAGCTCCAAGTTCAGAAGCAAAGGACGCTTTCCTGTACTCACATACTTCTACCAAGAAAAGAAG GCAGCAGTCTGTCGATGCAGTCAGCCTCTCTCTGGGTTCAGCGCGCGATGCTTGGAGGATGAGAGCATGCTGCAGGCCATCAGCAAGGCCAATCACAACAGCCGATTCGTTTACGTCATGGACACCAGGCCGAAG TTAAACGCGCTAGCTAACCGAGCAGCAGGTAAAGGCTACGAGAACGAGGACAACTACTCCAACATCCGCTTCCAGTTTGTAGGCATTGAAAACATCCACGTAATGAGAACCAGCCTGCAGAAACTGCTAGAAG TGATTGGGACTCGCTCTCTTTCCGTGAGTGACTACCTGGTGGGCCTGGAGAGCAGTGGCTGGCTGCGGCACATCAAAGCTGTTGTAGACGCAGCCATCTTTCTCACCAAG GCGGTGACAGTGGAAGGAGCCAGCGTGTTGGTTCATTGTTCAGACGGATGGGACAGAACAGCCCAAGTCTGCTCACTGGGGTCTCTGCTTATGGATCCTTACTACCGCACCATCAAGGGCTTCATG GTACTGATAGAGAAAGACTGGATCTCCTTTGGCCACAAGTTTGCCGACAG GTGTGACCAGTTGGACGGGGATCCAAAGGAGGTGTCGCCTATCTTCACTCAGTTTCTGGAGTGTGTCTGGCAGTTGACCGAGCAGTTTCCACAG GCATTTGAGTTCAGTGAGTGGTTCCTGCTGCAGATCCATGAACACATCCATTCCTGTCAGTATGGAAACTTCCTCGGCAAcaatcagagacagagagaagagttGCA GCTGAGAGAGCGGACTCACTCTCTGTGGGCATTTCTAATGAGCGAAAGACAGAACTACTTGAATCCGTTCTACAGCCCTGCGTACTCTGAAGCGCACCCTGTGCTGGTGCCTTCCACTCTGCCCTACAATTTCAA GTTCTGGAGGAATATGTACCACCAATTTGATCGGTCCATGCACCCACGTCAGTCGATTCTCAAAACCATCCTGACTCTGAGAGAGAACAGCCGCAAGGCAGAGAGCACACTGCAAGCACTGGAGAGC cGCCTCCAACAACTTGGTGTGACCCCCATCACGACCTCGGACCCCCCAGCGGCTCCACCCACCAGAGATCAGCGGTCCAACTCCAGCGCCTTCCCACCACGACCCAACTCCCTCATCCTTGGGGCTCCCATCAACCCCAAAGAAGTGCagcggcagcaggaggaggatgacgagcaggaggaggtgggcGAGGAGGCCACAGAGAGCACCGATACAGAGCGGACAGTAGAGGGCAGCAGCGGCACCGAGAGCAGGAAGCAGAGCTACGGAGAGCTCGAAGGGACATACAACAGCGAGCTGGCCAAAGAGGAGCCAGCTGTTGTCAGTCTGGAGTTTGGGGTGGCACGCATGACCTGCTGA
- the mtmr6 gene encoding phosphatidylinositol-3,5-bisphosphate 3-phosphatase MTMR6 isoform X1 encodes MEHIRTPKVEQVRLLDRFSNKSTNGTLYLTATHLIFVESSTNNSTSAGQEIWILHHHIASVEKLSLTTTGCPLVIQCRNFRVVHFVVQRERDCHDIYSSLLRLLRPVSYEELYAFSYNPKQNDQQREEGWQLIDLGAEFERMGVPCDQWQLTDVNRDYKVCETYPRDLYVPITASKPIIVGSSKFRSKGRFPVLTYFYQEKKAAVCRCSQPLSGFSARCLEDESMLQAISKANHNSRFVYVMDTRPKLNALANRAAGKGYENEDNYSNIRFQFVGIENIHVMRTSLQKLLEVIGTRSLSVSDYLVGLESSGWLRHIKAVVDAAIFLTKAVTVEGASVLVHCSDGWDRTAQVCSLGSLLMDPYYRTIKGFMVLIEKDWISFGHKFADRCDQLDGDPKEVSPIFTQFLECVWQLTEQFPQAFEFSEWFLLQIHEHIHSCQYGNFLGNNQRQREELQLRERTHSLWAFLMSERQNYLNPFYSPAYSEAHPVLVPSTLPYNFKFWRNMYHQFDRSMHPRQSILKTILTLRENSRKAESTLQALESRLQQLGVTPITTSDPPAAPPTRDQRSNSSAFPPRPNSLILGAPINPKEVQRQQEEDDEQEEVGEEATESTDTERTVEGSSGTESRKQSYGELEGTYNSELAKEEPAVVSLEFGVARMTC; translated from the exons GACCACCACAGGTTGTCCTCTGGTCATCCAGTGTCGCAACTTCAGGGTGGTTCATTTTGTagtacagagagaaagagattgcCACGACATTTACAGCTCGCTGCTGCGTCTTCTACGGCCTG TATCCTATGAGGAGCTCTACGCGTTCTCCTACAACCCCAAACAGAACGAtcaacagagagaggaagggtgGCAGCTCATCGACCTCGGGGCGGAGTTTGAGAGGATGGGCGTCCCCTGCGACCAGTGGCAGCTCACCGACGTCAACAGAGACTACAAG GTCTGCGAGACATATCCGCGAGACCTGTATGTTCCCATCACAGCCAGTAAGCCCATTATTGTGGGGAGCTCCAAGTTCAGAAGCAAAGGACGCTTTCCTGTACTCACATACTTCTACCAAGAAAAGAAG GCAGCAGTCTGTCGATGCAGTCAGCCTCTCTCTGGGTTCAGCGCGCGATGCTTGGAGGATGAGAGCATGCTGCAGGCCATCAGCAAGGCCAATCACAACAGCCGATTCGTTTACGTCATGGACACCAGGCCGAAG TTAAACGCGCTAGCTAACCGAGCAGCAGGTAAAGGCTACGAGAACGAGGACAACTACTCCAACATCCGCTTCCAGTTTGTAGGCATTGAAAACATCCACGTAATGAGAACCAGCCTGCAGAAACTGCTAGAAG TGATTGGGACTCGCTCTCTTTCCGTGAGTGACTACCTGGTGGGCCTGGAGAGCAGTGGCTGGCTGCGGCACATCAAAGCTGTTGTAGACGCAGCCATCTTTCTCACCAAG GCGGTGACAGTGGAAGGAGCCAGCGTGTTGGTTCATTGTTCAGACGGATGGGACAGAACAGCCCAAGTCTGCTCACTGGGGTCTCTGCTTATGGATCCTTACTACCGCACCATCAAGGGCTTCATG GTACTGATAGAGAAAGACTGGATCTCCTTTGGCCACAAGTTTGCCGACAG GTGTGACCAGTTGGACGGGGATCCAAAGGAGGTGTCGCCTATCTTCACTCAGTTTCTGGAGTGTGTCTGGCAGTTGACCGAGCAGTTTCCACAG GCATTTGAGTTCAGTGAGTGGTTCCTGCTGCAGATCCATGAACACATCCATTCCTGTCAGTATGGAAACTTCCTCGGCAAcaatcagagacagagagaagagttGCA GCTGAGAGAGCGGACTCACTCTCTGTGGGCATTTCTAATGAGCGAAAGACAGAACTACTTGAATCCGTTCTACAGCCCTGCGTACTCTGAAGCGCACCCTGTGCTGGTGCCTTCCACTCTGCCCTACAATTTCAA GTTCTGGAGGAATATGTACCACCAATTTGATCGGTCCATGCACCCACGTCAGTCGATTCTCAAAACCATCCTGACTCTGAGAGAGAACAGCCGCAAGGCAGAGAGCACACTGCAAGCACTGGAGAGC cGCCTCCAACAACTTGGTGTGACCCCCATCACGACCTCGGACCCCCCAGCGGCTCCACCCACCAGAGATCAGCGGTCCAACTCCAGCGCCTTCCCACCACGACCCAACTCCCTCATCCTTGGGGCTCCCATCAACCCCAAAGAAGTGCagcggcagcaggaggaggatgacgagcaggaggaggtgggcGAGGAGGCCACAGAGAGCACCGATACAGAGCGGACAGTAGAGGGCAGCAGCGGCACCGAGAGCAGGAAGCAGAGCTACGGAGAGCTCGAAGGGACATACAACAGCGAGCTGGCCAAAGAGGAGCCAGCTGTTGTCAGTCTGGAGTTTGGGGTGGCACGCATGACCTGCTGA
- the mtmr6 gene encoding phosphatidylinositol-3,5-bisphosphate 3-phosphatase MTMR6 isoform X2: MQAVKDRSTILHHHIASVEKLSLTTTGCPLVIQCRNFRVVHFVVQRERDCHDIYSSLLRLLRPVSYEELYAFSYNPKQNDQQREEGWQLIDLGAEFERMGVPCDQWQLTDVNRDYKVCETYPRDLYVPITASKPIIVGSSKFRSKGRFPVLTYFYQEKKAAVCRCSQPLSGFSARCLEDESMLQAISKANHNSRFVYVMDTRPKLNALANRAAGKGYENEDNYSNIRFQFVGIENIHVMRTSLQKLLEVIGTRSLSVSDYLVGLESSGWLRHIKAVVDAAIFLTKAVTVEGASVLVHCSDGWDRTAQVCSLGSLLMDPYYRTIKGFMVLIEKDWISFGHKFADRCDQLDGDPKEVSPIFTQFLECVWQLTEQFPQAFEFSEWFLLQIHEHIHSCQYGNFLGNNQRQREELQLRERTHSLWAFLMSERQNYLNPFYSPAYSEAHPVLVPSTLPYNFKFWRNMYHQFDRSMHPRQSILKTILTLRENSRKAESTLQALESRLQQLGVTPITTSDPPAAPPTRDQRSNSSAFPPRPNSLILGAPINPKEVQRQQEEDDEQEEVGEEATESTDTERTVEGSSGTESRKQSYGELEGTYNSELAKEEPAVVSLEFGVARMTC; encoded by the exons GACCACCACAGGTTGTCCTCTGGTCATCCAGTGTCGCAACTTCAGGGTGGTTCATTTTGTagtacagagagaaagagattgcCACGACATTTACAGCTCGCTGCTGCGTCTTCTACGGCCTG TATCCTATGAGGAGCTCTACGCGTTCTCCTACAACCCCAAACAGAACGAtcaacagagagaggaagggtgGCAGCTCATCGACCTCGGGGCGGAGTTTGAGAGGATGGGCGTCCCCTGCGACCAGTGGCAGCTCACCGACGTCAACAGAGACTACAAG GTCTGCGAGACATATCCGCGAGACCTGTATGTTCCCATCACAGCCAGTAAGCCCATTATTGTGGGGAGCTCCAAGTTCAGAAGCAAAGGACGCTTTCCTGTACTCACATACTTCTACCAAGAAAAGAAG GCAGCAGTCTGTCGATGCAGTCAGCCTCTCTCTGGGTTCAGCGCGCGATGCTTGGAGGATGAGAGCATGCTGCAGGCCATCAGCAAGGCCAATCACAACAGCCGATTCGTTTACGTCATGGACACCAGGCCGAAG TTAAACGCGCTAGCTAACCGAGCAGCAGGTAAAGGCTACGAGAACGAGGACAACTACTCCAACATCCGCTTCCAGTTTGTAGGCATTGAAAACATCCACGTAATGAGAACCAGCCTGCAGAAACTGCTAGAAG TGATTGGGACTCGCTCTCTTTCCGTGAGTGACTACCTGGTGGGCCTGGAGAGCAGTGGCTGGCTGCGGCACATCAAAGCTGTTGTAGACGCAGCCATCTTTCTCACCAAG GCGGTGACAGTGGAAGGAGCCAGCGTGTTGGTTCATTGTTCAGACGGATGGGACAGAACAGCCCAAGTCTGCTCACTGGGGTCTCTGCTTATGGATCCTTACTACCGCACCATCAAGGGCTTCATG GTACTGATAGAGAAAGACTGGATCTCCTTTGGCCACAAGTTTGCCGACAG GTGTGACCAGTTGGACGGGGATCCAAAGGAGGTGTCGCCTATCTTCACTCAGTTTCTGGAGTGTGTCTGGCAGTTGACCGAGCAGTTTCCACAG GCATTTGAGTTCAGTGAGTGGTTCCTGCTGCAGATCCATGAACACATCCATTCCTGTCAGTATGGAAACTTCCTCGGCAAcaatcagagacagagagaagagttGCA GCTGAGAGAGCGGACTCACTCTCTGTGGGCATTTCTAATGAGCGAAAGACAGAACTACTTGAATCCGTTCTACAGCCCTGCGTACTCTGAAGCGCACCCTGTGCTGGTGCCTTCCACTCTGCCCTACAATTTCAA GTTCTGGAGGAATATGTACCACCAATTTGATCGGTCCATGCACCCACGTCAGTCGATTCTCAAAACCATCCTGACTCTGAGAGAGAACAGCCGCAAGGCAGAGAGCACACTGCAAGCACTGGAGAGC cGCCTCCAACAACTTGGTGTGACCCCCATCACGACCTCGGACCCCCCAGCGGCTCCACCCACCAGAGATCAGCGGTCCAACTCCAGCGCCTTCCCACCACGACCCAACTCCCTCATCCTTGGGGCTCCCATCAACCCCAAAGAAGTGCagcggcagcaggaggaggatgacgagcaggaggaggtgggcGAGGAGGCCACAGAGAGCACCGATACAGAGCGGACAGTAGAGGGCAGCAGCGGCACCGAGAGCAGGAAGCAGAGCTACGGAGAGCTCGAAGGGACATACAACAGCGAGCTGGCCAAAGAGGAGCCAGCTGTTGTCAGTCTGGAGTTTGGGGTGGCACGCATGACCTGCTGA
- the amer2 gene encoding APC membrane recruitment protein 2, which produces MEVQSECVEPPVAPQCDPQPTGKINKAAFKLFGKRRTGSGMASFFSFRNKGATNSGNNGNSDNGNSLNGNSSAASVELVRSKTHDGLTGSNNDADGRRGEGLVSMETGPVRSLSKSLSFFSLLRRGSFRSGENGGAGLVRRGRGLKGFFSSMRWRRKEKTNEGEGEEVERKREKDGDVADSEKVKDITLTLEPPPHHHQEDCGNAETEPNLETPTTSATMTPPHCVAMPGPSGEPDSPFPYTPTDSPLRPPIQKAKASISSLTPSLATPPLDRCSTGDPPSEPSVDRLCSLLFTDVTSLKSFDSLTGCGDIIADADEEGPVGNGGSGTSSSSSGGGGGSVGASAGRAVAITSAMTRGSPTKTSLPSQLTQPMFSVSTSSVPSSLPARARAPPPPQQHPAGSGVVAYMGGGEEMASPEGVDDADMQGLWHMLPSTGDNSPALPRLHQPPSSTPTSTYPPRATSSLVSSHLPSAPRSADRKVTQVKALGLSKIPVVGGAGSRAAKPPLPHTHGRLPTSPGEKEPLSDEGYWDTPSATPTATPDESGLQRNERMALSRDSCSGDHLYDLYNGPEGEEEEQEDDRHTTPSPSTEYKLSPTSQTTPPSSSSSSSFRSMKGSTSLPRESKIPVSSSKTPPPHSASQSALSSVLEAESPPPKTDAPPPARTRIPVSKVPVRRSGNKPGRGTAHKK; this is translated from the coding sequence ATGGAGGTGCAGTCGGAGTGTGTGGAGCCTCCTGTGGCCCCTCAGTGTGACCCCCAGCCCACAGGGAAGATCAACAAAGCTGCCTTCAAACTCTTCGGAAAGCGGCGCACTGGCTCGGGAATGGccagcttcttctccttcaggaACAAAGGGGCTACAAACAGCGGGAACAACGGGAATTCTGACAATGGGAATTCTTTGAACGGAAACAGCTCAGCGGCGTCAGTGGAACTCGTTAGGAGTAAAACCCACGATGGACTAACGGGCTCGAACAACGATGCTGATGGacggagaggggaggggctcgTCAGCATGGAGACGGGGCCAGTGAGGTCTCTCAGCAAATCGCTGAGTTTCTTCTCTCTACTTCGGCGTGGGAGTTTTAGGTCTGGAGAAAATGGAGGGGCGGGACTTGTTCGGAGAGGGAGGGGCCTAAAGGGCTTTTTCAGCAGCATGCGATGGAGACGCAAGGAAAAAACAAACgagggagaaggggaggaggtggagaggaagagggagaaggaTGGGGATGTCGCTGACTCTGAAAAGGTAAAGGATATTACGCTCACCCTTGAACCCCCTCCGCATCATCACCAAGAGGATTGTGGGAATGCAGAGACAGAACCTAACCTAGAGACTCCCACTACTAGTGCTACCATGACACCCCCACACTGTGTTGCCATGCCAGGGCCATCTGGTGAGCCAGACTCCCCCTTTCCTTACACTCCCACTGACTCGCCACTGCGCCCTCCCATCCAAAAAGCCAAAGCTTCAATTTCCAGCCTCACTCCCTCCCTCGCTACGCCCCCTTTGGATCGCTGCAGCACGGGCGACCCACCTTCAGAGCCCTCGGTGGATCgcctctgctctctcctcttcaCTGACGTCACATCCCTTAAGAGCTTTGATTCACTGACAGGCTGCGGTGACATTATTGCTGACGCAGACGAGGAGGGGCCAGTGGGTAATGGGGGCAgtggcaccagcagcagcagcagtgggggAGGCGGAGGGAGTGTGGGAGCGAGTGCTGGCAGAGCAGTTGCTATCACCAGTGCCATGACTCGTGGCTCCCCGACCAAAACCTCTCTACCTTCCCAGCTGACCCAGcccatgttttctgtttccacaaGCTCAGTGCCTTCCTCCCTCCCAGCCCGGGCCCGGGCACCGCCTCCACCGCAGCAGCACCCTGCCGGTAGTGGTGTGGTGGCCTACATGGGTGGAGGGGAAGAAATGGCGAGTCCAGAAGGAGTGGATGATGCAGACATGCAGGGGCTTTGGCACATGCTGCCCTCTACAGGTGACAACTCCCCTGCCTTGCCCCGATTGCACCAACCTCCCTCTTCCACCCCCACTTCCACTTATCCCCCACGTGCCACCTCCAGTCTTGTGAGCAGCCACCTGCCCTCAGCTCCCAGGAGTGCAGACCGAAAGGTAACCCAGGTGAAGGCATTGGGACTCAGTAAGATTCCAGTGGTTGGCGGGGCAGGAAGTCGGGCAGCTAAACcccctctccctcacacacatgGCCGCCTTCCCACGTCCCCTGGTGAAAAAGAGCCCCTTAGTGATGAGGGCTACTGGGACACTCCCTCAGCAACACCCACAGCAACACCTGATGAGAGCGGGCTGCAGCGCAATGAGAGGATGGCCCTGTCGCGCGACAGTTGCTCTGGAGACCACCTGTACGACCTCTACAATGGccctgaaggagaggaggaagagcaggaggatGATCGACACACTACTCCCTCTCCATCCACTGAATACAAACTGAGCCCAACTTCCCAAACaactcctccttcctcctcttcgtcttccTCCTTCCGATCGATGAAAGGCAGCACTAGCCTTCCTCGGGAATCGAAGATCCCAGTAAGCAGCAGTAAAACGCCACCCCCCCACTCTGCAAGCCAGTCAGCACTCTCCTCTGTTCTGGAGGCCGAGTCCCCTCCACCAAAGACCGATGCGCCTCCCCCAGCTCGCACCAGGATCCCTGTATCAAAGGTGCCCGTTCGTCGCTCTGGAAACAAACCTGGCAGAGGAACAGCCCACAAGAAGTAG
- the LOC115569651 gene encoding beta-1,4-galactosyltransferase 2-like: MLKKLSNILILFIVLGLVCFTLLLLNSHNCTLTFSTQPRSVAIGNDTLSQMIKEHVKQLREMEMTETPQKTVAPMNKTLGPCPDMPPKLVGPLHVEFDSTRTIDEVREDLSSRLQEGGRYKPPDCISQHKVAIIIAFRNRHEHLKHWLYYLHPILMRQQLDYGVYVINQDGEGIFNRAKLMNAGYVEALKQYNYDCFVFSDIDLVPLDDRNLYRCFDNPRHLAVAMDKFNFQLPYNQYFGGVSSMSKSQFLKINGFPNTYWGWGGEDDDIYRRVIFRGMSVSRPDMAMGKYKMIKHVRDKHNEPNPENPYKLSKTKWTMDKDGINNLKYTVKEIVKDRLYTFISVDIDAPPS, translated from the exons ATGCTGAAAAAACTTTCTAATATCCTGATCCTTTTTATTGTGCTCGGGCTGGTGTGTTTTACTCTGCTTCTACTCAACAGCCATAACTGCACTCTAACTTTTTCGACTCAGCCACGTAGTGTGGCAATTGGAAATGACACCCTTTCTCAGATGATAAAAGAACACGTGAAACAGCTGAGGGAAATGGAGATGACTGAAACCCCCCAAAAGACGGTGGCTCCTATGAACAAGACTTTAGGACCCTGTCCTGACATGCCTCCAAAACTTGTTGGTCCTCTACATGTCGAGTTTGACTCAACCAGGACTATTGATGAGGTGAGAGAGGATCTCAGTTCTCGTCTTCAGGAGGGAGGACGATACAAGCCACCAGACTGCATCTCACAACATAAG GTGGCGATCATCATTGCATTCCGAAATCGGCATGAGCACCTGAAGCACTGGCTGTATTACCTCCATCCTATATTGATGCGACAGCAGTTGGACTATGGTGTGTATGTCATCAACCAGGATGGTGAGGGAATCTTCAACCGGGCTAAACTGATGAACGCAGGCTATGTCGAAGCACTGAAGCAATACAATTATGATTGCTTTGTCTTCTCGGACATTGACCTGGTTCCCTTAGATGACCGCAACCTCTATAGATGCTTTGACAATCCACGACATTTGGCTGTGGCAATGGACAAATTTAACTTCCAGCTACCTTATAACCAATACTTTGGTGGGGTTTCTTCAATGTCCAAAAGCCAGTTCCTGAAGATTAATGGCTTCCCGAACACTTACTGGGGCTGGGGTGGTGAGGACGACGACATCTATAGGCGAGTAATCTTCCGTGGGATGTCCGTTTCTCGACCTGACATGGCGATGGGAAAGTACAAGATGATCAAACATGTGAGAGACAAGCACAATGAGCCTAATCCCGAGAATCCGTATAAACTGAGCAAAACCAAGTGGACCATGGATAAAGATGGGATTAATAACCTAAAATACACAGTCAAGGAGATTGTGAAGGATAGACTGTACACTTTTATCAGTGTGGATATTGACGCCCCGCCAAGCTGA